A stretch of the Salminus brasiliensis chromosome 19, fSalBra1.hap2, whole genome shotgun sequence genome encodes the following:
- the prss23 gene encoding serine protease 23: MVPCQTLDLARHCLTGLLLLLPVSLCLSVKAPSHLSQHPHVPSLVPHAPLPLSRSHFSAKAQLDLTTHCNASCFHKGEDIDKGHITEQLAFETLYADGSRTLTTVDLDKDDDDDDDIANYIVPTPSIRKKHKAPSSLHKRMRRQIYGADGRFNIRGDHFLLDYPFSTAVRISTGCTGVLVSKQHVLTAAHCVHDGKDYVKGARKLRVGFLIPPSANSTKQGQVPLKKPLVRWVRVKRTRVPKGWIQGPQDVSMDFDYALLELRWPHRRPFMRLAVAPSSDDLAGKRIHFSGFDSDRPGELVYRFCPVEDESNDLIYQHCDARPGASGSGVYGRVWDDALERWERKVIGIFSGHQWLEINGENRDYNVAVRFTPLKFAQICYWVHGNRADCSQD, encoded by the coding sequence ATGGTACCTTGCCAGACATTGGACTTGGCCCGCCACTGCCTCACTGGGCTTCTCCTTTTACTCCCTGTGtccctctgtctgtcagtgAAAGCACCCTCCCATCTGTCCCAACATCCTCATGTTCCTTCCCTGGTGCCTCACGCCCCCTTGCCCCTGTCCCGCTCCCATTTCAGTGCAAAAGCCCAGCTAGACCTCACTACCCACTGCAACGCTAGCTGCTTCCACAAAGGCGAGGACATCGACAAAGGACACATAACTGAGCAGCTAGCTTTCGAGACACTCTATGCAGATGGCTCCCGTACGCTAACCACTGTTGACCTGGACAaagacgatgatgatgatgatgacattGCTAATTATATTGTTCCCACGCCATCTATCAGAAAGAAGCACAAAGCCCCATCTTCCCTTCACAAGAGAATGAGGAGGCAGATATATGGGGCTGATGGGCGCTTTAACATCCGTGGTGACCACTTCCTGCTGGACTACCCCTTCTCCACAGCTGTGCGCATCTCGACAGGCTGCACTGGGGTTCTGGTGTCCAAGCAGCACGTTCTGACTGCCGCTCACTGCGTACATGATGGGAAGGATTACGTCAAAGGGGCGCGTAAGCTTAGGGTCGGCTTCCTCATCCCACCTTCTGctaacagcaccaagcagggtCAGGTCCCTTTGAAGAAGCCCTTGGTGCGATGGGTCAGGGTCAAGCGGACACGGGTGCCTAAAGGCTGGATTCAGGGACCCCAGGATGTCAGTATGGATTTTGACTATGCCCTCTTGGAGCTGCGCTGGCCCCATCGCCGGCCCTTTATGCGTTTAGCCGTGGCGCCCTCTTCCGATGACCTGGCTGGGAAGCGCATCCACTTCTCCGGGTTTGATAGTGACCGTCCTGGAGAGCTTGTGTACAGGTTCTGCCCTGTGGAGGACGAGTCCAACGACTTGATCTACCAGCATTGTGATGCCCGGCCTGGGGCCAGTGGTTCCGGAGTATACGGCCGCGTGTGGGATGATGCTCTGGAGCGCTGGGAGCGCAAAGTGATCGGCATCTTTTCAGGACACCAGTGGCTGGAGATCAATGGCGAGAACCGTGACTACAATGTGGCCGTGCGCTTTACCCCACTGAAGTTCGCTCAGATCTGTTACTGGGTGCACGGCAACAGAGCAGACTGCAGTCAGGACTGA